In the Apteryx mantelli isolate bAptMan1 chromosome 1, bAptMan1.hap1, whole genome shotgun sequence genome, one interval contains:
- the LOC106488740 gene encoding uncharacterized protein isoform X1: MQLFSFPSRFPAWGFPVAVITTFANIYFFPSLIDLELFIFEKPPPALVGSLQVNKKLQSGQRIFTGQLKGPESFTVDDEVISTLVPWMGNCGSSVVTSCISLPKWARICLNVKLQILQIKNQCVAGLMEPEWIRMAT; encoded by the exons ATGcagttgttttctttcccttccagATTCCCAGCATGGGGATTTCCAGTTGCGGTCATCACTACCTTTGCTAACATTTACTTTTTCCCGTCTCTTATTGATCTAGAACTATTCAT ATTTGAAAAGCCACCTCCTGCCCTAGTTGGATCACTGCAAGTGAATAAAAAGCTTCAGAGTGGACAAAGAATCTTTACAGGACAACTGAAAGGTCCTGAGTCTTTTACTGTTGATGATGAAG TAATCTCTACATTGGTACCGTGGATGGGAAACTGTGGATCATCAGTGGTGACCAGTTGCATTTCATTACCCAAATGGGCCAGAATATGCCTGAATGTG AAACTCCAGATTCTCCAGATTAAGAACCAATGTGTGGCCGGCCTCATGGAGCCCGAATGGATCAGGATGGCAACTTGA
- the LOC106488740 gene encoding uncharacterized protein isoform X2 codes for MQLFSFPSRFPAWGFPVAVITTFANIYFFPSLIDLELFIFEKPPPALVGSLQVNKKLQSGQRIFTGQLKVISTLVPWMGNCGSSVVTSCISLPKWARICLNVKLQILQIKNQCVAGLMEPEWIRMAT; via the exons ATGcagttgttttctttcccttccagATTCCCAGCATGGGGATTTCCAGTTGCGGTCATCACTACCTTTGCTAACATTTACTTTTTCCCGTCTCTTATTGATCTAGAACTATTCAT ATTTGAAAAGCCACCTCCTGCCCTAGTTGGATCACTGCAAGTGAATAAAAAGCTTCAGAGTGGACAAAGAATCTTTACAGGACAACTGAAAG TAATCTCTACATTGGTACCGTGGATGGGAAACTGTGGATCATCAGTGGTGACCAGTTGCATTTCATTACCCAAATGGGCCAGAATATGCCTGAATGTG AAACTCCAGATTCTCCAGATTAAGAACCAATGTGTGGCCGGCCTCATGGAGCCCGAATGGATCAGGATGGCAACTTGA
- the LOC106488740 gene encoding adipocyte plasma membrane-associated protein-like isoform X3 — protein MQLFSFPSRFPAWGFPVAVITTFANIYFFPSLIDLELFIFEKPPPALVGSLQVNKKLQSGQRIFTGQLKGPESFTVDDEGNNLYIGTVDGKLWIISGDQLHFITQMGQNMPECETPDSPD, from the exons ATGcagttgttttctttcccttccagATTCCCAGCATGGGGATTTCCAGTTGCGGTCATCACTACCTTTGCTAACATTTACTTTTTCCCGTCTCTTATTGATCTAGAACTATTCAT ATTTGAAAAGCCACCTCCTGCCCTAGTTGGATCACTGCAAGTGAATAAAAAGCTTCAGAGTGGACAAAGAATCTTTACAGGACAACTGAAAGGTCCTGAGTCTTTTACTGTTGATGATGAAGGCAA TAATCTCTACATTGGTACCGTGGATGGGAAACTGTGGATCATCAGTGGTGACCAGTTGCATTTCATTACCCAAATGGGCCAGAATATGCCTGAATGTG AAACTCCAGATTCTCCAGATTAA
- the RASSF3 gene encoding ras association domain-containing protein 3 isoform X2: protein MDCCLAACDTLDRSNNNSQDVQKEREPHVYLSKEEVKEKIQSYNSSVTDKLKMTLSSNGIYTGFIKVQMELCRPITVQSSLNQGKCAHSNNETAFYLPNGYVNTLHISSTNTVREVIEALLKKFLVADNPAKFALYKRCHKEDQVYTCKLSDREHPLYLRLVAGPTTEMLSFVLREHETGEVMWEAFSLPELQNFLRILDKEEDEQLQILKKRYAAYRDKLEEALGGVWKPG from the exons gaTGTTCAGAAGGAGAGAGAACCTCATGTTTATCTCAGTAAAGAAGAAGTTAAAGAGAAGATACAAAGTTATAACTCATCTGTCACTGATAAATTAAAGATGACCTTG AGCTCGAATGGGATTTACACTGGCTTCATCAAAGTTCAGATGGAACTATGCAGACCTATCACTGTGCAGTCTTCCCTGAACCAAGGAAAATGTGCTCACAGCAATAACGAAACTGCTTTTTACTTGCCAAACGGCTATGTGAATACACTTCACATCAGCAGCACCAATACTGTTCGTGAAGTTATTGAGGCCTTGCTCAAAAAGTTTTTGGTGGCTGACAACCCTGCAAAGTTTGCACTTTATAAGCGCTGTCACAAGGAAGACCAAG TTTATACATGCAAGCTGTCAGACCGAGAACATCCACTCTACCTGCGTTTGGTGGCAGGCCCCACAACAGAAATGCTCAGTTTTGTTCTACGTGAGCATGAAACTGGAGAAGTTATG tgggAAGCTTTTAGTCTTCCTGAACTACAGAACTTCTTGCGTATACTGGACAAAGAGGAAGATGAGCAACTGCAAATCTTAAAGAAGCGTTATGCAGCTTACAGAGACAAACTTGAAGAAGCCCTTGGTGGGGTGTGGAAACCTGGTTAA